A single region of the Drosophila takahashii strain IR98-3 E-12201 chromosome 2R, DtakHiC1v2, whole genome shotgun sequence genome encodes:
- the LOC138912731 gene encoding uncharacterized protein — MADQKTNIDLNLARYLFNQQTTPHSTTNRTPSELLMNPHLKTYFDKLQPQEVRFGKVNSSTNSKHFIPGDSVWVRNYATGPKWINGQIGVQTGPMSYTMRLEDNRVIRRHQDQFRSRLPQSNQPTEDEDNPEPTDPEEPPLTDSQTKKDSCEQKLYEDCEDLQSESPPVRRSHRHRKPTEFYSS; from the coding sequence ATGGCTGACCAGAAAACAAACATTGACTTGAATCTGGccagatatttatttaatcagcAGACCACACCACATTCTACTACTAATCGCACTCCGTCTGAATTGCTAATGAACCCGCACCTTAAGACTTACTTTGACAAACTGCAACCTCAAGAGGTACGATTTGGTAAGGTTAACAGTTCCACGAATTCCAAACATTTCATTCCAGGCGATTCGGTTTGGGTACGAAACTACGCTACGGGACCGAAGTGGATCAACGGTCAAATCGGAGTCCAAACTGGACCAATGTCGTATACCATGCGATTGGAAGATAATCGCGTAATCAGAAGGCATCAGGATCAATTTCGTAGTCGTTTGCCACAATCTAACCAGCCCACTGAAGATGAAGATAACCCCGAGCCGACCGATCCAGAGGAGCCACCTTTAACAGACTCCCAGACGAAGAAAGACAGTTGTGAACAGAAGCTCTACGAGGATTGTGAAGATCTTCAATCGGAATCACCACCAGTTCGTAGGTCACATCGACACAGGAAGCCTACGGAATTTTATAGTTCCTGA